The nucleotide sequence GTGAAAAGAGAGCTCCGCAAATTTTTGAAATAATGAGCGAGCAAAACTCGCAAAAATGGACACATATATACTATGGAACACAATGAACGGAACCATCCCAAAAGGAAGCGAGACGCGTATTGACAGATAGGCAAAACTATTATATCATTTGTACGGTTTTCAAGGTAGGTTGGTTCAAGTGAGGGATGCCTTGAACGATATAACTCAGTATCAATACGATGCCAATGGCAATCTGACGAAGGTGGTAGATGGGAAATTGAAGGTCAAAACTGACGGAAGAGGATGGAAGACATATTTCTTCTACGATTCGATGGGAAGGTTGATGCATAAGCTCTACAATAACGGAACGGGAGAGGGCTATAAGAACTACGCAGTGGGAAGACTGACGAGGAAGACCTTGCCAAATAGAAGATAAAATATCTTGTACTTATGATAGGGCAGGAAGGCGAACGAGTATGACCGACTATTTTGGCGGTCAGACTAGTTATAGCTATGATGCTCTGGGAAGATTGACTTCTCTCACCAATCCCTATCTCGGCGAGCTCGGGTATTATGGAGATGCTGGGATGTATCTCCTAACGCAAAGATGGTATAATCCTATGATTGGAAGGTTTGGCGTGAAAGATCTCGTAAATTTTGGGAAACTTCGTGCCTCGGAGGGATATCGTTATGTAGCTAATAACCCAGCCTCTAGCGTTCATACTTATGGGCGTATCCCAATACCACCTTTTATCTATAAGCTTCTTAACTTGGGGGCAGCTGTATCATGTTTAG is from bacterium and encodes:
- a CDS encoding RHS repeat protein; translation: MYGFQGRLVQVRDALNDITQYQYDANGNLTKVVDGKLKVKTDGRGWKTYFFYDSMGRLMHKLYNNGTGEGYKNYAVGRLTRKTLPNRR